One Scophthalmus maximus strain ysfricsl-2021 chromosome 7, ASM2237912v1, whole genome shotgun sequence genomic window, TAAGGGGAAATGGGATTACTGACTGCTGTCTGCATGCACAGATCTTTAGAGTAaagggtcaggggtcaccgCGCCACCTGTCACACGCTGTCGCTGTTTACAGCAGTAAGTTACCACACAGACTCACTGAGAGTTTCTCAACGATTGCCCTTTTCCCCTGGAACTGTTGTCCTTCCCACGTAAGGCATGATGCATCGGTCTGCGTGGAGCAAAAACACGGGTTATTGGTATTAACTAATCCATAGCGTCATCACGggattcagtaaaaaaaacagcaactctGTGGacagtgaagagaagaagaacaggcGTAACAACATAGTGATGTGTCCGGAGTGACTGAAAAACTTGTGATGATCTTCAGCAAGCAAGTTCTTCAAACCCAGCAACACAAAAAGACAAGGACAACTATCAAACAAACGTATGGCTCAACACAGGACAGCCAACTCTTCACGGCAACAACCTACACTTAAAGGACAAGGGACACTTGTTGATACAGATGAACACATTTTGGACAGGGAAGACAggtggtttgaaagaggagtgcAGGAAGCCATCTATGTTAAAATAGAGAAACTCTCCCCCAACAGAGGAGACACCATCTTTCTCACACCTATTACACTGTCCTTTCATCCCTTCCCAGGAGACGTAACAACCTTTCAAACTTATAAAGCCTCATgtgacccccccaaaaacaacagtgtggaCACAGGTGACCCCAACGGCTGACAACCATCATTACAAAAGTTTCCACCACTATCGTTGAAACAGCCTGGGGCACCAATGAACGCTGACCAGACCCCACTGAGTTCaaatacctgaaaaaaaaatcccagtggTGAGACATCTCGTCACTGAGTAAAAGCAGGGGTCCCGTTACACTCACATATATGCATCCGAGTTGCGTTCTGTCCGAGTCAAACACCTGGTAGTAGTGTTGCACGAAGCTGGATCCTATCTGCTCCCACAGAGGCTGGTCCACCATCCTGAATCACCCTGCAACACATGGAGAGACAGGAGGGGACCAGGTTAGAGACAGGATGTGTGAGCCGGGGAAAAAATGGCAATAAATGTGggatgaaatattaaagtgtGGAGATGATAATCAACAGAATTACGAGTAACCAGTTCTCAACccatgtgaataaaaaaacgCCAAAAGAAAAGACGCAAAAGACATTAAATTGGTAAGCCAGAGTCTGATATCTGTCAATTTGAAATGATCAGCATAGCGCTGTCTGCTGTCGTTAGGCCgataaacacaaaatgtaccccggcacacctgcacacacttaGAGTAAAGTTCTTTAAATAACTtgtgaacactttttttttgtttttcgccgagagcaggaggtagagagggtccTGTGTCAGAGTGTCGGCCATCGTAGCGTTCACAAGACCAGATGTTGTAATATTTCCCATGTGcggtgctgctgcttcttcttcataGCATGCTAATTTCAGTAGAGGAAACATGGGCTATAAACAGAAGAATGGCATGGAAACtagtaaaaaaaactacataacTATATTTCATCTTCTCCTACAGTCATCACGATGTTGAGCCCAGCATTGTGAATTTTAATATGACCCATCTTTGTTTCCTAGGGAAACCGGAAGTGACTATATATTTAGAGGCGAGCTAACTGGGCCCGACAGAGCTGGCCACtacacgcccacctacacctgcgaccatTGGAcaataccagctgtcaatcacataaATCAACTGAGCGGTAGACATCCGTAGAAACAGACTCGCGACCAGTGGGGGCTCCCCCTGCTGGCGAGTGCAGAGAACACAGGTCTACAGGCAACTTCTCCACCGTTCACCGGCAGCATTTGACAGCCCGATTACAACCGGACTCACGGTGAATGGGATCTCGGACCAGTCGGCGAAACAACACATTAAAGCATAATTAATACGCGTCCGCGGAGGCAGAGTGAGTGAAAGCCGAGGCCTTTGAGCGACAACACAAGTCACGTGCTTCCACATAACGATGCACACAGTTGTTTCTAGAAGCtcgtgaaaaaacaaaacaacttagCGGCGATAGCgaaacacacatggacacagaggCCGGGTCACAGAAAGTTCTAGGTCCCGAGTGGATGTGATTATAAGACGGGAGGCGCCGTAAAGCACGCGGGTTTTAGCGAGGTTAACAAGTGGGGAAAGCTCATTTGTGGCTCGTTGACGTTAGTGAGCTAACATGCTACTGCTAGCTAGGTGGGCTTGTCTTGTTTGCTACAGTTAGCTAGCATCCCGCCCGCCAGCTCGCGTTAGACGTCGGGTATGATATATAAGTTAGCGCGGTGTCTTTTCCGCTGCTTGCTAAAAATAAACCCCCAAGTATTCACGCCACCGGGGcccgcggacacacacacagctccctctggaACCCAGCCGTGCTAGCTACCATACTTAGGCGTGCCCCAGCCGTTAGCCGTAAACCGGGCAGGCGCCGCCACATTTAACCACTTACACGCCGCCATTCCGGTTCCGAGTGTCGGGCTAAAGTGgcgctttttttttggttttcccgCGCATGTTTCCATTCACTGTTTCTATACAAGAAAAGGGGGTTTCCCCGAAAATGCGAGTGACAGAAGGAGACTAACCTCTAACCAAGCCGAGGCCGGCGGCACGATCGCACagtgcggcggcggcgactgCTGCTCCGCTAGGGGGACGCAATCGGCGTAAGTGGCCCGGTGGATTGTGGGTATTGTAGTTTCTACATGTCAACAAGCGCAAtacagaatagaatagaatagaagccttttattgtcattgcacatgtaaaCTGTACAAcggcatttttaaaaacctttcccactgctgcattttaaaagatcatgtataaaataatataaatagaagtatataaataaaatgtctctgttgactGAGCATATAGTGCAGATAGAATTTAAACGGATGGTTATGCACGTAATGATTGTACATTGTCCATAATTGCACATTTCCCAGATAATACTTGTATTGTGTTATGTTTGTACGTTTCTTGTACTCTCTCTGCACTATTTGCAGACTGCTAactacaaataataataatataataattactactactacaactattgttgttattattatattccaTGTTATACTAATGTATCCACAACTCCAACACATTTCAggttgaaatgtttaaaatagtaaaaagaaaaattgattcAAAATTTACCTGTTTAACtcaattgtatttatttgaaggCTGTAGCTACTACTCTCCAGACTGACTTTATTTTACCACATAAAAGTCTATCAAGGTTCAacggtattttatttttattcccaTCCATAtcaatacacatacacatacacagtgtTTCTCAGGAGCAGAGGTGCAAGCATACTATAATCCTAAAAGACGCAATATGGACACTCAAAAGGACACAATGAAAAATCAAGTAACCAAgaatcatatatataaaaaaggaggtatgatagatagatagatagatagatagatagatatttactttatttatccaaagctgggaaattctggtgttacagcagcacgtttcacacaacacactttaaaaatatatacaatatctacacaaataaatgtaaaatatacaaattgcaaaaaatatagagaatgaGAATagtaaatttaaagaatttacatgaaatattaacagtggaaatattgcagtagtacaatcagttaccatatatgtgaaaaaatgtgctaaaacattttccattatAAACTGGAAGGGTTCAGAGGACTGTCAGGTGTCAGGCGTTTCACAGACTCATTAACCGTGGGGAAGAAGCTGTTGCACAACCTGGTGGTCGATTTTGATCTTATGGAGCGGTTTCTCCTGCCAGATGGTAAAAGATCGAAGAGTCCATAAAGTGTGATGCACTAGTGTAGACTCATCTTTATTACTAAATTActagaaaatgaaatacattttgaatggtGGTATCAGATTTCTCAACAATATTTTTGTGGTTCTCGCAAACAATGTCAATTGTTTCTACCAATCatatatttctatttgttttaatattttcataagTTGCAAGATAACATTAACCCATTCTACAAGGcacattagattttttttttattttgcctggCAATATTTGGAGTTCTGGTCTCATAAATGGCACTTATGTTTTATTCTTAATTCAGTGATGAAAGCCAATCCTACTGCATACATTAGCATTATTAGCACGTATTTCTTAATCAACAAATACAATTACGACAACTTTATATCAGTTGCAAGTTCATTCAGCGTTTTCTTCTGATTGGGCAAGAGCTGGAGGTAAGGCTGCCATATGAGATTCTTCAAGCTGTTGGAGAGTAGAGTTCAAGAGAGACACATTTTAGAAAAGGGGCAGATGgcaaaaaacaatataatatcTCATGGTGTCTCAGCAAGGTGTTGGGTCACCAGGAGCTGCCAGAACAGCTTCACTGTTCCTCTGTGAGATTTCTATGTCACCATGGGTGTGTATGCATGAATAAATTGGCCTTAACATCAAACTGAAATGTTGATATGCTGGGGGGTTACTCACCAGACTGTTGAGTGTCTGTGAGGAGATGATGTCATCGCATCCGTCTGGTTCACTTTGAGCCGAGGTTACAAGTTCATTGATTTCCTCATCTGACAGAGGGAACTCTGTCCTAAGGGGTGTcctatacacacatacacacacacacacacacacacacacacacacacacacacacacacacacacacacacacacacacaaacaactctcttgacatataaacatataatagAGAACTGTAACATCCCACTAAGTTtctaaaacatttaatttcctatttttattttgacatcatTAATATTTCCTGTCATCGAAGTTCCTGGTTCTCAGTCACTGTAAGACTACAGCTGTTACCTGATtagtttcctgttcctgtgctTCGCACCAAGAAACCCTTTATATATAGTCTGCTAATTCTACTAAGTCTGCCATTGCTCCCGGCCAAATTGTCAGTTTTCCTCAAGTACGtgaattttcatgttttttcttatgtttcatctctctctctctctctctctctctctctctctctctctctgtgtttgtctgtgtgtctactTGATGTCACCTAGACTCCTGGACAGTGAGTGTGCCGCTCTCACACTGGCTGGACTGAATGTGGCTTTCCCCttcagacacactcacatcaatctgaaaaacaacaaacagcttGTTAAGCAAagagtttcacattttgtgaaagACGCTTATTTTCTGagggttagatgagaagatcgatGCCACTTTCACAATTGTCTGGTCTATATGAAGCTGGAGTCAGGAGACGGTTAGGTTACTGAAACATTAAAGACAATGAGAACAATATATGTTgattatttaatacatttagaaaatgaattgtCAAAAATGATAATACCTCTCAGAGGTCAACCACTAGTaattttttacacatatttttttatttatgttaaatgAGATATAATGTGTTATTTTGGGAACTTTCTAGGTTCTTCTATAAGCAGAATTTAACCTGCTGCTGTCTCCATCTTTATACTGAACAGACAAATATGTGAGTGGTATCAATAGTTCCATATAACTCTAGATACGAAAGCAAATAAGCctataaaaaaatctgtaaacatACATAAATATGTTTAGGGTCAAATATCAGGGTTCTTCTGGGGGGTTGCTAACATATGATCACCTTAACTGTACACATTTGGAAAAATCACCATAACATACTGTGTACTGTGCCCACTTTTGAATCCCTCAACTTTGAACTTCACCTGCACAGTGGTGGAGTCGAGTGTCTCAGCCTGCATGTCGCTCTTCTCATGGAGCTCCAGCAGCGTGTCATGCTCACTCTTCAGCTGGTTAAAGTCAGCCTGCAGCATCTTCAACTGGACCGCACAGAGGACAATACAAGACGATGGTGAagattatattatttttcttgaattcTGCTCCTAAAGACTCAATTGTATGCATgagtgtattgtgtgtgtatgtattagCCACCTGCAGgagtgtctgtttgtgtgttcgctCCAGTGTGTCCCAGTTGCGTTGTGGTACAACATCCCAGTACTCTGCCTTCATCCTGTTGAGCTCCTCCTGGGCTTTAGTCAGGTCTTTCCGACACACCTTCAGAGCGAGCTCCAATTCAACTGAGTCCTTGGCCTCTCCTTTcacaatggaaaaacaaacctcAGAACAAAATATACTTGGGTTTTTTGGGatctttatatttacatatttgattGCGTCTCTTATTCCTAAATTAGTCAGATAAAAGCTTTGTATTTAAATGCACTATTTCTACTCTTAATCATTCTGCTTGTTTGTATTCCTTTAATCAATCAAAATCATCTCAGGCGGCACTAAGACCAGGATGCAATGAAAATTGTATAGTATGTAATCACCTGTATTTTCATCTGCAGGGTGCTCCTTCACAGAAGCGCTTGTTAGGTAACTGAGCTGTCCGATGAGCAGGTTGCGGGCGTCACGCTCCTCCCGGTACTGCAGATACTGGTTGGACAGTTCATACTGTAGACGTTCTACCTGAAGAGGGAAGATAGTGGGGTGATTGATCAAAGATAATGATAATCTGGAAAGGATTTCTGacccaaaaacaaacattttccataTACATTTAAGAGATAAGGGGCGGCAAATTAATTACAGCAGGTTTTTATGCCATTGAGAGTTACACGAGTTACATAGTGGTTAAAACACCAtgttacaagtgtgtgtgtcatgtaccACTTCCTGCGtggccttttctttctccctcatgGCCTCGACatccctctgcagctgctgcttctccctTTTCAAGGCTCCGATCTCGGCCTGCTCCTCTCCCCACCGAGCTTGAACCTTCCTCTCGCATTCCTCCCTCGCAAGCCTCAGATGGGATCGCAGCGGTTCCAGTTCTCGGATTAGATCCTGCTGATAAGCTGAGCAGCAGATCAATGCACGAGGAAAGGATCTATAATTAACTATAGGGcttaaaacaattattttgatgACAATTTTGACTTGTGGACACTTTGTTATGTTATATATTTCAGAGGATAAATTACTCCCAAACAATTGTATAATAAagattactttaaaaaaagtttacttGAAAGTGTGATGAAGTATTTCAACTTGTGcaatgttattgttttgtcctttttgtctGTTAATATGCAGGACATATCGAAAAGTGAAACATTCAAGGAAATCTAATTGAACTCTGAGATCATTAATTTGTTGCCAATAACTATTTGTTACATGACAACAAAAATGCTGTCTTACGTGGATGCCACAAACACATTGTGAAtcgaaaaggtttttttcttacagAAATTTTCAAAAAGAGAGTATTCAGATTACAGCAGTCTGCTAATTCTCGTGTCCCAGAGACATAATTTGTCTTCAGAAGTGTTCctgtatataaatgtaattcCTGAAGAAATTAAAATTATCAGGCAGGTTTACCCGCAGAGCTACTGACCTAACGTGTTCTCGTATTCCTTTTTGATTGCAGAGAGAACGGGTTGGTAGGTTTTGAACTCTTTGATCAAACAGCCAAAGATGTCACGGTAGACCTGTGACCACAGCAGATGAAGATATGTAACACAAACCATcaaacaaaaacgaaaaaattcaaatatgcCCTTGTGGCAGGGATTATGtgcactgtttttttggttggtaagtgaaaataaaccacagcaCCTGTAGTTTCAGTTCCTGGTATTTTGGCTCTTGGGGGCTGATAGTATGAAGCTCCTTGTTCACGTAGCTCTCCAGGTGCATCAGCAGTTGGGGCTTTCTGCCCGTGCCTCCATAGATGTAACTGCTTCCTGCAAAGAACAACtaacaggacacacacacacacacatacatacacacacacacacacacacacacacacacacacacacacacacacactctttgcaGCAATCAAACTACCCGGgctaatattcatattcacttaCATAAATTAAGATGATACCCTGAATGAAATCAATACAGGTTTGTTTacttcatcttttattttgtctttttttttcctctctttttttcttttaccttgtAGCACTTTGGGAGCtgtttcaaatgtaaagtgCGTTACAAAtaaagtgtattattattattattattattattattattattattattattattattattatcatcacctTTCTCGTGGCAGTTGGCTGGACAGACACAGCACtcgctccctcttcctctgactTCTGGATAGAGTCATTCTCAACACTTTTGTTATCATACGTGagtctaaaacaaaacaagaacagagCTAAGTTAGCTTGAACACTGTCGTTTAACTAGCTACTTGCGCTATAAACTACATGTGAGGCACTTATAATACAGTAACAATATGTCGTATATAAACATTTGAATCACTCGCCTTTGTTGTGGTGACGGCGTTAAAGGTGGTAATTTAATATCTTTCTGCGGTGACATGTCTGGAGATTCTATGTTC contains:
- the tsnaxip1 gene encoding translin-associated factor X-interacting protein 1 isoform X3, whose amino-acid sequence is MLFFAGSSYIYGGTGRKPQLLMHLESYVNKELHTISPQEPKYQELKLQVYRDIFGCLIKEFKTYQPVLSAIKKEYENTLAYQQDLIRELEPLRSHLRLAREECERKVQARWGEEQAEIGALKREKQQLQRDVEAMREKEKATQEVVERLQYELSNQYLQYREERDARNLLIGQLSYLTSASVKEHPADENTGEAKDSVELELALKVCRKDLTKAQEELNRMKAEYWDVVPQRNWDTLERTHKQTLLQLKMLQADFNQLKSEHDTLLELHEKSDMQAETLDSTTVQIDVSVSEGESHIQSSQCESGTLTVQESRTPLRTEFPLSDEEINELVTSAQSEPDGCDDIISSQTLNSLLEESHMAALPPALAQSEENAE
- the tsnaxip1 gene encoding translin-associated factor X-interacting protein 1 isoform X1 → MSPQKDIKLPPLTPSPQQRLTYDNKSVENDSIQKSEEEGASAVSVQPTATRKVMLFFAGSSYIYGGTGRKPQLLMHLESYVNKELHTISPQEPKYQELKLQVYRDIFGCLIKEFKTYQPVLSAIKKEYENTLAYQQDLIRELEPLRSHLRLAREECERKVQARWGEEQAEIGALKREKQQLQRDVEAMREKEKATQEVVERLQYELSNQYLQYREERDARNLLIGQLSYLTSASVKEHPADENTGEAKDSVELELALKVCRKDLTKAQEELNRMKAEYWDVVPQRNWDTLERTHKQTLLQLKMLQADFNQLKSEHDTLLELHEKSDMQAETLDSTTVQIDVSVSEGESHIQSSQCESGTLTVQESRTPLRTEFPLSDEEINELVTSAQSEPDGCDDIISSQTLNSLLEESHMAALPPALAQSEENAE
- the tsnaxip1 gene encoding translin-associated factor X-interacting protein 1 isoform X2, with amino-acid sequence MSPQKDIKLPPLTPSPQQRLTYDNKSVENDSIQKSEEEGASAVSVQPTATRKLFFAGSSYIYGGTGRKPQLLMHLESYVNKELHTISPQEPKYQELKLQVYRDIFGCLIKEFKTYQPVLSAIKKEYENTLAYQQDLIRELEPLRSHLRLAREECERKVQARWGEEQAEIGALKREKQQLQRDVEAMREKEKATQEVVERLQYELSNQYLQYREERDARNLLIGQLSYLTSASVKEHPADENTGEAKDSVELELALKVCRKDLTKAQEELNRMKAEYWDVVPQRNWDTLERTHKQTLLQLKMLQADFNQLKSEHDTLLELHEKSDMQAETLDSTTVQIDVSVSEGESHIQSSQCESGTLTVQESRTPLRTEFPLSDEEINELVTSAQSEPDGCDDIISSQTLNSLLEESHMAALPPALAQSEENAE